The nucleotide window CCCATCTTCCCGTTATCGCCTAGCTTCCCGGTGGGGGAGATGACGCCGCAAAAATTCGGCATGATCATCTACAATTCGCTACTACCCGCCATCACCCTGATCCTGGCCGGGTTTGGCTGGAACATCCTCTCGATGAAGGCGCTGGCCGTCTCCACCACAGAGGAGCCCTATGTCACCTATGCCCGCCTCAAGGGTACATCGAATGGCACGCGCATGCTGCGCTATGTGTTCCGCAATGCCATGCTGCCGCAGGTGACCGCGCTGGCGCTGTCGCTGGGCACGATCTTCAATGGCGCGCTGCTGACCGAGATGCTGTTCTCCTATCCCGGCGTAGGCCTGATCATGCGCACGGCCGCGTCGAGCGGCGACTACAACGTGCTCTATGGCGCCATCACCATCTCGATTATCGCCGTCGCCACCGCCGGCCTCATCATCGACCTCATCTATCCCCTTATCGACCCCCGGATCCGTCACAAATGAGCGCGAGCACTGCTACGGCCCCCGAGGCTGCGACATCCACTCCAACCGCAGCGCGTCGCCGTGACGCTCTGTTGTGGCTCCTCAATCCGCGACTGGCGATTGGCCTGGCAATCATCCTGATCATGGGTGTTGGCAGTTTCGTCCTGCCGCTTTTCAACACTGTCGACCCCTCCGTGCAGGCGACTTATCTCAAGAACCTGCCCATGTCTTTCGAACATCCGCTGGGCACCAATGCGATCGGACAGGATATTTTCTGGTTCCTGGTCTTTGCGGTACGCAATTCGCTGACCCTGGGCATTCTGGTGGGGCTCGGCGTCACCGTTATTGCCACGACAATTGGGCTTAGCGCGGGCTATATCGGCGGTAATTTCGAGCGGGTGGTCATGCTGTTCGTCGATAGTTTCATCACCATTCCGCTGCTGCCCATCCTGATCATCCTCGGGGCCGTCATTCGCGGCAATTCGAACTTTCTGACAGTGGGCGTGATCATCATGATTTTTGGCTGGGCCTGGGGTGCGCGCACTGTGCGGTCCATGGCGCTGACCCTGCGCGAACGCGAATTCATCAATATGGCCAAGTTCTCGGGCGCCAATACGTTTGATGTGCTGCTGCGCGAGGTCTTCCCCTATGTGACCAGCTATATGCTGGTGGCCTTCATCAACACCGTGCTCTTCGCCATCAATACCGAGGCCACGCTGGCGGTGATCGGATTGTCCAAGGTGGAAGTGCCGACGCTAGGCTCCATCATCTTCTGGGCACTCAATTACAACGCGCTCTTTACCGGCAACTACGTGTGGATCGTGGCCCCGATCATTGCCACCGTTGCCCTGTTCCTGGGCCTGTTCCTGACCTCAACCGGCTTCAATCAGGCCTTTGCCAGCAAGCGGGGTGTCGCATGATCCGGCTCAATGATCTCAAGATCAGCTATCGTATTGGCACGCGGACTATCGACGCCGTCGATGGGGTCTCATTGACCATTCCCGACAATTGCGTCGTCGGCATTGCCGGCGAGTCCGGTTCCGGAAAGTCCACCCTGATGAAGGCGATCTATGGGGATATCCAGTCGCCCATGCACATTTCGCGCGGTAGTATCGAATATGGCCTCAAGGGAGGCGACGGGAAACCGGTGACGGCCGACAATGTCCGCAAGGAATGGTTCAAGTCCATTTCCTACGTGCCGCAATCCTCGATGAACTCGCTCAATCCGGTCATCAAGATCCGTGAACAGTTCATCGACTTTCCTGGAACCGACAGCAACAAGAGCCGCGTGCTGGAACAAGCGCGGGCCTACATTGGCAAGCTCGGCCTGCCGCAGGAAGCCATGGATTCCTATCCGCACCAGCTGTCAGGCGGCATGCGCCAGCGCATGATGATCGCGCTTGCCACCTTTTTCCAGCCTGAGCTGATCATTGCCGACGAGCCGACTACGGCGCTCGATGTGGTGGTGCAGAAAGACATCCTCATGCTGCTCATGGAGCTGCAGGAGGAAATGGGCAACACCATTCTGGTGGTCTCGCATGACATGGGCGTGCATTATCAGGTCACCCACAAAATGCTGATTATGTATGCCGGCCGTGTCGTCGAATATGGCGATACCGACAGCGTCTTTGCCGACCCCCAGCACCCTTACACCAAGATGCTGATTGATAGCCTGCCCACCATTGGTGACGACAGCATGCGCGGGGTTCTGGCAAGCCAGGCCGGGGCCAGCGGCGATCGTGCCTATCGGGTTGAACCAACCCTCATCGAGGTTAAGCCGGGACATTTCGTGGCCCAGCCCGCCCGCCAGAACGAGGGAGCTTCAGCATGACCTTCATTCTCAAGACCGAGAGCCTGAACAAGGTTTACCGCCTCGGCGGCTTCATGCGTTCCAAGTCGGTTCGGGCCCTCAACGACGTCAACATCACGGTGGAAAGCGACAAGCCAGTGGTTATTGCCGTTGTTGGCGAATCCGGCTCGGGCAAGACCACGCTCGCCAAGACGCTGCTGCGGCTCGAAACACCAACCAGCGGACGCGCCATCGTCTATGACGAGGTTGTGGCGGGGCAAGGCGCCATCCCCTCGCGCAAGGACTTTCTGGGGTTGGTCCAACCCATCTTCCAGAACCCGTTCGAAGCCTTCAGCCGCTATCGTCCGGTTGATGTCTATCTGCATGAAACGGCGCGCCGTGTTGCCGGCATGGACACCATCCGGGCCGAAAATGCGGTGGCTGCGGCGCTCAAAAATGTTGGGCTCAACTATGAAGAGGTCAGCGGTAAATATAGCGCCCAATTCTCGGGCGGCGAATTGCAGCGCATCTCGGTGGCGCGGGCCCTCATTCCCGATCCCAAGCTGATCATTGCCGACGAACCGGTCAGCATGATCGATGCGTCGCGCCGCATGATCATCATCAACCTGTTCAAGCGCCTGCGCGACGATGCCGGACGAAGCTTTGTCTATATCACCCATGACCTGGCCACGGCCTATTACATTTCCGACTATGTGGCGGTGATGAACAAAGGCCGCGTGGTCGAGTTCGGCCCGGCGCGCAAAGTCATGTCCGATCCGCAGCACGACTATACCCGCCTGCTGCTCGGCTCCATTCCAACGACCACCAGCCGCTGGCGTCCGCGTCTGCGCGCTGCCAGCTAAACCTTTTCAAAAGCGGAATTTGAGCGATGACCAAGTCAGCACACGCCACGGGTGCGGCCTCTGTTTGGGCCACCTATGAACTCACCCTTGAGGGACCAAGCAGTGGCAATCCGTTCCACGATGTCCAGCTGCGCGCCATCTTTCGGCACGGCGAGCGCGAAGTCCGGGTTAATGGCTTTTACGATGGCAACGGACAATACAAGTTCCGCCTCTTGCCCGACGAGGCGGGCACGTGGAGCTATGTCACGATCAGCAACGCTCCAGAACTGGATGGCGCCCAGGGCAGCTTTGAGGTGGGCGCGGCAAAGCCGGGTCATCACGGGCCGGTGCGGGTCTCCAACCGCCATCATTTCCGCTATGCTGACGGCACACGCTACATCAATATTGGCACCACGGCCTATGTCTGGAACCTGCAAGGCGAAGCGGTCGAGCAGCAGACTTTGGCGACGCTGGCCGAAGCGCCCTTCACCAAAATCCGCATGTGTGTCTTTCCCAAGCACTACCGCTACAACCAGAACGAGCCGGACCGCTATCCCTTCCCCCTGATCAAGCAGGGCACCAGCGCTTGGGACGGCAGCTTCAACGGTGGCAATGGTGGCTGGGAGTTCGATTTCGAGCGCTTCGAACCCGACTATTTCCGGCATCTCGAAATGCGGATCAACCAGCTCGCCGAAATCGGCGTCGAGGCCGATCTGATCATTTTCCATCCCTATGACCGTTGGGGCTTTTCCCGCATGTCCCCGGCTCAGGATGACGCCTATCTCAAATATCTGACCGCCCGGCTGTCGGCGCTGCCCAATGTGTGGTGGTCGATGGCCAATGAATATGACCTCATGCCGAGCAAGACACTGGCCGACTGGGATCGGTTCATCCACATCGTTTCGGACAATGATCCCTTTGGTCACCTGCTGAGTGTTCACAACTGCTTTGCGTTCTACGACCACAACCACCCGCGCATTACCCATTCGAGTATCCAGCGCTCTGCGGCGAGCAATTCGGCTCTGTGGCGTGAGAAATACGGCAAGCCCGTCTCGATCGATGAATGTTGCTACGAGGGCGATATTTCCGAGCTATGGGGCAATATCACGCCGCAAAAAATGGTCCGCCGTTTCTGGGACGGTACCGTCAATGGCGGCTACGTCACCCATGGCGAGACCTACTACAATGACAGCGAGACCCTGTGGTGGGCCAAGGGTGGCAAGCTGATCGGCGAGAGCGTTGAGCGCATCGCCTTCCTCAGACGCATTCTCGAAGACGGGCCGGACGAGGGTCTGGATCCGGTCAAGTCGACTGGTGCCTATCGTATCCAGATGGCTGGCGGGCTCGACCATGTCGTGCTCCAGCAACTATTCGCGAGCCCTCAAGGTGAAGAGGGTTGGTCGCGCGTTCAAGCCTGGTGGGCTACCGCGGGACAGCCGCATCGCTATTACCTCACCTATATGGGCGAAAATCAGCCCCGCGAACTGACCGTCGCCGTGCCGCCCGATGAGCGCTATTCCGCCACTCTGATCGACACCTGGAACATGACAGAGACAAAACTGTCCGACAGCGTGCAGCGCGGTGATGTGCTGCATTTTGAACCCAAGCCCTACCTGGCCATGCTGTTCAAGCGCGTCGAGGGCTGAGGAGATTGACCGTGACCGTGATTGCACAATGGGACATGTTCGAGGTCTCGTTGCGGGGGCCCGCAGAGGGTAATCCCTTCCTCGACGTAACGCTGGAGGCAACCTTCAGGCAGAATGGCCGCGCCGTTCGCATCCCAGGATTTTATGACGGGGAAGGGACGTACAAGCTCCGCTTCATGCCTGACAACCAGGGTGAGTGGACCTATGAGACGCGCTCAAACTCTTCTGATCTCAACGGTCAGAGCGGCCGCCTGGCGGTGACCGCTCCACGGCCCGGCAATCACGGGCCGGTGCAGGTCGCCAACCGCTACCACTTCGCCCATGCTGATGGAACGCCTTTCCTCAGTTTTGGTACCACCTGTTACGCTTGGACGCATCAACCGCTGGGTGAGCAGGACAAAACGCTGCAGACGCTTAAAAAGGCGCGGTTCAACAAGCTGCGTATGGGCGTTTTTCCCAAGGACTATCCCTACAACATCAACGAGCCGCTGCACGACGTCTATCAGCGCGACGCGGATGGCAATCTCGATTTTGACCGCCCCAATCCCGAAAGTTTCCGGCATTTCGAAAATCAGGTGAAGGCGCTGGGCGATATCGGCATCCAGGCCGACATCATCATGCTGCACCCCTATGACCGATGGGGCTATTGCGAGATGAGCGAGGCGCAGGACTATCGTTTCTTCGCGTATCTCACGGCACGCCTCGCGGCCTATCACAATGTCTGGTGGTCGCTGGCCAATGAATATGACTTCCTGCTCGACACCAAGCCGATGCATCAATGGGATCGCTACTTCCACATCATCGAGGAAAACGATCCCTATGGGCATTTGCGCTCGATCCACAATGGCGATCCGGAAGCCAATTACGATCACCGGAAAGCCTGGGTCACCCATGCCTGCATCCAGAACTGGGATGTGAAGCGCACCACCGAATGGCGCGACGCCTATGGCAAGCCCGTGGTCAATGACGAGCCCGAATATGAGGGCAACATCATCCAGTCCTGGGGCAATATCTCGGCCGAAGAACTGGTGCACCGCTTCTGGATCACGACCATGCGCGGTGGCTATGCCGGCCACGGCGAGACCTATAGCAACCCCGATGACCTGATCTGGTGGGCCAAGGGCGGCGAGCTGCATGGCGAGGCCTGGAAGCGCATCGGCTTCCTCCGGCAGATCATGGAGGAAAGCGTTCGCACCGGATTTGAACCCATCGACCCGGAAATGCGCTTCCCTTGGAACCGCATTTCCGGTGCCAAGGATGGCGCTACGACCATCATCTATTTCGGCGAACATCAGCCCGTGATCTGGGCCAGCGGCCTGCCGCAGGATGATCTTGCCTATGAGGCCGACCTGATCGACACCTGGGCCATGACTGTCGAACCGGCAAAGATCGTGCCCGCGCCGGAAAACCACCCGACCCGTCACGGGGCCCATATTCGTCCGCGCAAGCCGGATGCCGCCTTTGCCGTAGAACTGCCAGGCCGTTCGCACCTGGCCATTCGCATTCGCCCGGCGCAAAGCTGACCATGGCCAATCTGCTCAACTGGCCACTCGTCAAGCCTCGCGCTCGCGTCATCATCGACAATGATTATTCCGGTGACCCGGATGATCTGGTTCAGACGGCGCATCACCTGCTATCGCCCACGGTCGAGATATCCTTCTTTGTCCCCTCCCACTTGTCCGTGGGCGACCCCTGGGATGCTACTGAGCACCAGGCGAGCAATGCCGAAAAAGTACTGCGCAAGTTGCTCGCCACGATGGGGGTAGAAGAACATTTCACTATCCATCGCGGCGCCGAAAAGGCGATCGTGGATCGCGCGACGCCGCGAGATACGCCGGCAGCGCGCGCCATCATCGCCGAGGCGCGGCGCACCGATACGGACCTACCGCTCTTTTATGCGGCGGGTGCCGGGCTGACCGATCTCGCTTCGGCCCTTCTCATCGATCCCACAATTGCCGAGCGCATGACTTTGGTTTGGATCGGCGGACCGGAATATCCCGAACTGGCTCCGCCACCGCCCGGCGCGAATGGGCCGGAATATAATCTACGCATCGACATTGCCGCGGCTCAGGTCGTTTTTGCCTCTGGCATGGCCATCTGGCAGGTGCCGCGAAATGCCTATCGGCAGGTGCTTCTGAGCTATGCCGAGCTGATCGCGTCTGTTGGCACGCAGGGAACGCTAGGAGCATACCTGCAGAAGTCGATCGAGGCAGTTATGGAGCGGACCGGCAAGATCGGGTTCAATATCGGAGAAACCTATGCCATGGGCGACAGCCCTCTGGTGACGCTGACCGCGCTGCAATCGGCGTTTGAGGCTGACCCTGCATCGAGCTTCTATGTCTTGCAGCCCCGGCCCGTCATTCGTGATGACGGCAGCTATGGCATGGTTGAGACGAGATTGCCGCCGATCCGCGTCTATACGCAGATCGACAATCGCCTCACCTTCTCCGACTTCTTCGCCAAATTGCAGCTTTGGGCTCGCGACCACGGCTAATCTCGACGGGACAATGGCTTAAGGCAAAAAAAAGGGTGAGAATCCCATTCTTTCCGCCATTCCTAAGCTCTGCGTGCCCCCGTTCCCGCGACCCAGGTGGCAATCGCGCTTTCCTGAAAGTTGCCAGTCTACTGAGTTGGTCCAGGCGACGGCAACGGGGCGGGGGAGGCGAGAGCTGCTGAGAGTAAGAAGACCGGGCAACCCCGGTGATGCTGCCGGCTTCCGTTTCGGTGCTTTCGCAAGGTCAAGGGCAACCAGTCTTTTGGCGCGATGGTCGCAGGGATATTTTTAGGCGCCTGAAGCTCGGTAAGCGACCAGATTGGTCTCAACATAGATGACCTGCCTGTTCGGCCTTTCCTTGCGCATGAGTTGAGCAAGGGCCTCAAAGGCCTTTTGGGCCAACAAGGGCTCATCCTGTTGGACGACGAATACCCGATTGGGCAGATATTCTATGATGGCGGAATGAGCAAAGGTGCCTGCGATGAGGTCTGCAGGTATGGCACCGAGGCGGCCGCGGATGGCGCGCATGGCTCCGTGGAAGATCAGCAGCGAGCCAAAAATCATGCCATCCGGCAGGGTGTCGCGCGCATCGAACAGGCCCTCCACGAGAGCATGGCCACCCTCCTCAGTGTCCTGATCCGAGGAGCGCACTGTGAAGCGGGCGGCAGCGTTTGGCAGTTGGGCCGTCGTGCTCTCGAAACCGCGGATACGCTGCAGCGTGGTTGGATTGGCGGGACTGCCCGTGAGGAAGGTGATCTCGCTGGCGCCAGCGGCGATGATCTGTTGGGTCAGTGTCTCGGCACTGGCAAAATGGTTGCTGGTGACGACGAAACCGTCATCGCCCTCAAACCTTCGGTCGATCTGGACAATCGGCATTTCTGTCTTGCGCCCGAGCGCCGGCAAGCTGCGCCGCGGCTCGCAAGGAGTGAGAATGACGCCGTCGACGCCACGCGCGAGGAAATTCTCTAGCGCCATGCGCTCGGCTTCGGGGCTTTCACCGGTGGACGTGGTGACCAGGACAAAACCTCGTTCCCGGCAATGCCGTTCAAGCGCTGCGGCCAGACGGGCAAAGAAGGCATTGGCGATGTCGGGAACGATGAG belongs to Devosia sp. XK-2 and includes:
- a CDS encoding ABC transporter ATP-binding protein, with protein sequence MTFILKTESLNKVYRLGGFMRSKSVRALNDVNITVESDKPVVIAVVGESGSGKTTLAKTLLRLETPTSGRAIVYDEVVAGQGAIPSRKDFLGLVQPIFQNPFEAFSRYRPVDVYLHETARRVAGMDTIRAENAVAAALKNVGLNYEEVSGKYSAQFSGGELQRISVARALIPDPKLIIADEPVSMIDASRRMIIINLFKRLRDDAGRSFVYITHDLATAYYISDYVAVMNKGRVVEFGPARKVMSDPQHDYTRLLLGSIPTTTSRWRPRLRAAS
- a CDS encoding substrate-binding domain-containing protein, with the translated sequence MAKTIKEIARDTGYSRTTVTLVINGKADDYRISPKARAIIEAYIAEHGYRYNQAARSLKLARSHTVGLIVPDIANAFFARLAAALERHCRERGFVLVTTSTGESPEAERMALENFLARGVDGVILTPCEPRRSLPALGRKTEMPIVQIDRRFEGDDGFVVTSNHFASAETLTQQIIAAGASEITFLTGSPANPTTLQRIRGFESTTAQLPNAAARFTVRSSDQDTEEGGHALVEGLFDARDTLPDGMIFGSLLIFHGAMRAIRGRLGAIPADLIAGTFAHSAIIEYLPNRVFVVQQDEPLLAQKAFEALAQLMRKERPNRQVIYVETNLVAYRASGA
- a CDS encoding ABC transporter ATP-binding protein; the encoded protein is MIRLNDLKISYRIGTRTIDAVDGVSLTIPDNCVVGIAGESGSGKSTLMKAIYGDIQSPMHISRGSIEYGLKGGDGKPVTADNVRKEWFKSISYVPQSSMNSLNPVIKIREQFIDFPGTDSNKSRVLEQARAYIGKLGLPQEAMDSYPHQLSGGMRQRMMIALATFFQPELIIADEPTTALDVVVQKDILMLLMELQEEMGNTILVVSHDMGVHYQVTHKMLIMYAGRVVEYGDTDSVFADPQHPYTKMLIDSLPTIGDDSMRGVLASQAGASGDRAYRVEPTLIEVKPGHFVAQPARQNEGASA
- a CDS encoding ABC transporter permease; amino-acid sequence: MSASTATAPEAATSTPTAARRRDALLWLLNPRLAIGLAIILIMGVGSFVLPLFNTVDPSVQATYLKNLPMSFEHPLGTNAIGQDIFWFLVFAVRNSLTLGILVGLGVTVIATTIGLSAGYIGGNFERVVMLFVDSFITIPLLPILIILGAVIRGNSNFLTVGVIIMIFGWAWGARTVRSMALTLREREFINMAKFSGANTFDVLLREVFPYVTSYMLVAFINTVLFAINTEATLAVIGLSKVEVPTLGSIIFWALNYNALFTGNYVWIVAPIIATVALFLGLFLTSTGFNQAFASKRGVA
- a CDS encoding nucleoside hydrolase codes for the protein MANLLNWPLVKPRARVIIDNDYSGDPDDLVQTAHHLLSPTVEISFFVPSHLSVGDPWDATEHQASNAEKVLRKLLATMGVEEHFTIHRGAEKAIVDRATPRDTPAARAIIAEARRTDTDLPLFYAAGAGLTDLASALLIDPTIAERMTLVWIGGPEYPELAPPPPGANGPEYNLRIDIAAAQVVFASGMAIWQVPRNAYRQVLLSYAELIASVGTQGTLGAYLQKSIEAVMERTGKIGFNIGETYAMGDSPLVTLTALQSAFEADPASSFYVLQPRPVIRDDGSYGMVETRLPPIRVYTQIDNRLTFSDFFAKLQLWARDHG
- a CDS encoding DUF5060 domain-containing protein; the encoded protein is MTVTVIAQWDMFEVSLRGPAEGNPFLDVTLEATFRQNGRAVRIPGFYDGEGTYKLRFMPDNQGEWTYETRSNSSDLNGQSGRLAVTAPRPGNHGPVQVANRYHFAHADGTPFLSFGTTCYAWTHQPLGEQDKTLQTLKKARFNKLRMGVFPKDYPYNINEPLHDVYQRDADGNLDFDRPNPESFRHFENQVKALGDIGIQADIIMLHPYDRWGYCEMSEAQDYRFFAYLTARLAAYHNVWWSLANEYDFLLDTKPMHQWDRYFHIIEENDPYGHLRSIHNGDPEANYDHRKAWVTHACIQNWDVKRTTEWRDAYGKPVVNDEPEYEGNIIQSWGNISAEELVHRFWITTMRGGYAGHGETYSNPDDLIWWAKGGELHGEAWKRIGFLRQIMEESVRTGFEPIDPEMRFPWNRISGAKDGATTIIYFGEHQPVIWASGLPQDDLAYEADLIDTWAMTVEPAKIVPAPENHPTRHGAHIRPRKPDAAFAVELPGRSHLAIRIRPAQS
- a CDS encoding DUF5060 domain-containing protein; protein product: MTKSAHATGAASVWATYELTLEGPSSGNPFHDVQLRAIFRHGEREVRVNGFYDGNGQYKFRLLPDEAGTWSYVTISNAPELDGAQGSFEVGAAKPGHHGPVRVSNRHHFRYADGTRYINIGTTAYVWNLQGEAVEQQTLATLAEAPFTKIRMCVFPKHYRYNQNEPDRYPFPLIKQGTSAWDGSFNGGNGGWEFDFERFEPDYFRHLEMRINQLAEIGVEADLIIFHPYDRWGFSRMSPAQDDAYLKYLTARLSALPNVWWSMANEYDLMPSKTLADWDRFIHIVSDNDPFGHLLSVHNCFAFYDHNHPRITHSSIQRSAASNSALWREKYGKPVSIDECCYEGDISELWGNITPQKMVRRFWDGTVNGGYVTHGETYYNDSETLWWAKGGKLIGESVERIAFLRRILEDGPDEGLDPVKSTGAYRIQMAGGLDHVVLQQLFASPQGEEGWSRVQAWWATAGQPHRYYLTYMGENQPRELTVAVPPDERYSATLIDTWNMTETKLSDSVQRGDVLHFEPKPYLAMLFKRVEG